The Vicia villosa cultivar HV-30 ecotype Madison, WI linkage group LG1, Vvil1.0, whole genome shotgun sequence genome includes a region encoding these proteins:
- the LOC131658932 gene encoding uncharacterized protein LOC131658932, which translates to MVHFKIIGGEIEPTIVMSTSELVFDLKSKIEDELEVEVHRQNLWYKGIEMENETRIGFYALRGDERETFIVTLVVNSLPPDLKLHVLVKFLGRGSEGYVRVRETDKVSDLRSKVSRYWGIPVDSFILRRLNVEMVNDRPLHAYYVNEASEIHLSVNIQPR; encoded by the coding sequence ATGGTACATTTTAAGATAATCGGCGGAGAGATAGAACCTACGATAGTAATGTCAACATCAGAACTTGTTTTTGATCTTAAAAGCAAAATCGAAGACGAGTTGGAGGTGGAAGTACACAGGCAAAATCTCTGGTACAAGGGTATAGAGATGGAAAATGAGACAAGGATAGGATTCTATGCCTTGCGTGGTGATGAAAGAGAAACTTTTATTGTTACTCTCGTTGTCAATTCGCTACCACCGGACCTGAAACTACACGTTCTTGTGAAGTTTCTTGGACGTGGAAGCGAAGGCTATGTGAGGGTGAGGGAGACTGATAAGGTGAGTGACCTGCGCAGCAAAGTTTCAAGATATTGGGGCATTCCTGTTGATAGTTTCATCCTTCGGCGTCTCAATGTTGAAATGGTGAATGATCGTCCTCTTCATGCATATTATGTCAACGAGGCTTCTGAAATTCATCTTTCTGTTAACATTCAACCTCGATGA
- the LOC131644616 gene encoding RNA polymerase sigma factor sigF, chloroplastic-like: MESAKTVFSSSPLFPTRIHPRNTLPSSSYTSVLMLREQVAPTVTSWCTSFSAQNFPTSVLLQDQCNEYRPLLHISKKDKTCQATKQMDIVSVQENDTGNAVQVAHDFTKHLHLLPRLENLLTSSGTEVDTSSTLQNVDGLQCNAVSLTRKAFPSLKQAASIAEDLSLIKADEDADKSISSGLAYDISAEPSLGRNKTVRSTRHRERQAKERKVSKSKVKDRETYLTVGKEAAQEKLHVPKKIKKGSNQSGPLNLFLQSPDSKQLLTFEQESQLVVQIQELLRLEELKTSLQSQFGKEPTLAEWAEGAGLNTRKLKAQLRHGYRSREKLIQANLRMVHYVAKSYQGRGLSLEDLLQEGSTGLIKSVQKFKPLSGSRFASYAYWWIKQAIRKAIHNHSRSIRLPEKVYNKLSKVLEAKKSYMEEGNRNPSIEELARRVGMSVDKVDSLLFVTRVPTSLQKTVGAETNTTFQDIIADTTIESPDMSVSKQLMRRHVLHVLKTLRPKERRIIRLRFGFEDGKERSLSEIGEIFGISRERVRQLEIRALYKIKKCLVGQGLDAYTELLI; the protein is encoded by the exons ATGGAATCTGCAAAGACTGTGTTTTCTTCGTCTCCACTTTTTCCTACCAGAATTCACCCCAGGAACACTCTTCCTTCATCTTCTTATACTTCTG TCTTGATGCTCCGGGAACAAGTTGCGCCAACGGTCACCTCGTGGTGTACTAGTTTTTCGGCTCAGAATTTTCCTACTTCAGTTCTTTTACAAGATCAGTGTAATGAGTATAGGCCTCTATTGCATATTTCAAAGAAAGACAAGACATGTCAG GCAACAAAGCAGATGGATATTGTCTCGGTTCAAGAGAATGACACCGGTAATGCTGTGCAAGTAGCACATGACTTCACGAAGCACCTGCATCTCTTGCCTCGTTTAGAGAATTT ATTAACTTCCTCGGGAACAGAAGTGGATACTTCTTCAACTTTACAGAATGTAGATGGTTTGCAATGTAATGCAGTTTCTCTTACTAGGAAAGCTTTTCCTTCCTTGAAACAAGCAGCCTCGATAGCCGAAGACTTGAGTTTGATTAAAGCTGACGAGGATGCTGACAAATCAATTTCTTCTGG TCTAGCCTATGACATTTCGGCCGAACCTTCACTCGGAAGAAATAAAACTGTAAGATCAACACGGCATCGAGAGAGACAGGCAAAAGAGAGAAAGGTATCAAAATCGAAAGTTAAAGACAGAGAAACTTACCTTACCGTCGGAAAGGAGGCTGCACAGGAAAAGCTTCATGTACCGAAGAAGATAAAAAAAGGGTCGAATCAAAGCGGTCCCTTGAACTTGTTCTTGCAGAGTCCTGATTCAAaacaacttttgacttttgaacAAGAGTCTCAGTTGGTTGTTCAGATACAG GAGCTATTGAGATTGGAAGAATTGAAGACAAGTCTTCAATCTCAATTTGGAAAGGAACCAACTTTGGCTGAATGGGCTGAGGGTGCAGGACTAAACACTCGGAAACTTAAGGCGCAACTTCGTCATGGTTACAGAAGCAGAGAAAAATTGATTCAAGCAAACTTACGTATGGTACACTACGTCGCTAAAAGTTACCAAGGACGTGGTCTCAGCCTCGAGGACTTATTGCAG GAGGGAAGCACAGGTCTCATAAAGAGTGTTCAAAAGTTTAAGCCCCTATCCGGGAGCCGATTTGCTAGTTATGCATACTGGTGGATAAAACAAGCTATAAGGAAGGCCATACATAATCATTCCCGGTCAATCCGTCTACCG GAGAAGGTATATAACAAACTTAGCAAGGTATTGGAGGCAAAGAAATCGTACATGGAAGAGGGAAATCGTAACCCAAGCATAGAAGAATTAGCGAGAAGGGTCGGAATGTCTGTAGACAAGGTTGACAGTTTGCTATTTGTTACAAGAGTTCCAACTTCTCTGCAGAAAACTGTGGGAGCTGAGACAAATACAACTTTTCAG GACATTATTGCTGACACTACAATTGAGAGCCCGGACATGAGTGTTTCAAAACAGCTTATGAGACGACATGTGTTACACGTTTTAAAAACCTTACGTCCTAAAGAAAGAAGGATAATTCGGCTAAGATTTGGTTTTGAAGATGGAAAAGAGAGATCTTTATCAGAAATCGGGGAAATATTTGGTATATCACGGGAAAGGGTCCGTCAGTTGGAGATTCGGGCACTCTACAAGATCAAGAAGTGTCTTGTTGGACAAGGACTCGATGCCTATACAGAATTGCTTATATAG
- the LOC131658940 gene encoding uncharacterized protein LOC131658940 — MVSLIAIFNLVTNVKLALITSSRFSTTENQPFSNPHSIHDAIPVSTIENPSFYDSTSSTSSSSSSSSDEDSRRESSKSRAKYEDEHARLLHASLTHVMKLGWTEAALIAGAKDVGLSPSIVGSLSRKEAALVEVHFHLYLSF; from the exons ATGGTTTCTCTAATTGCCATTTTTAATCTTGTAACAAATGTTAAACTTGCATTGATAACCTCTTCCCGCTTTTCCACGACGGAGAATCAACCTTTTTCTAATCCACACTCTATCCATGACGCAATACCCGTTTCCACCATCGAAAACCCTAGCTTCTATGATTCCACTTCTTCaacatcatcatcgtcatcatcatcatcagatgAAGATTCACGGCGCGAGAGTTCGAAATCGAGAGCCAAGTACGAGGACGAACATGCTCGTTTGCTTCACGCCTCACTCACTCACGTG ATGAAGCTGGGATGGACAGAAGCTGCGTTAATTGCTGGAGCGAAGGATGTTGGTCTTTCTCCTTCTATTGTTGGATCTTTGTCAAGGAAGGAAGCTGCATTGGTTGAGGTTCATTTCCATCTCTATCTTAGTTTTTAG